A genome region from Deinococcus sp. KNUC1210 includes the following:
- a CDS encoding O-acetylhomoserine aminocarboxypropyltransferase/cysteine synthase family protein, translated as MPHFETLQVHAGQSPDPATGAQAVPIYPTNSYVFESAQHAADLFGLRAFGNIYSRIMNPTNDVLEKRVAALEGGVMAVSVGSGHAAQFLAITTLAQAGDNIVSSPNLYGGTVNQFRVTLARLGIEVRFTSSEERPEEFAALIDDKTRAVYLETIGNPALNIPDFEGVAAAAHAKGVAVIVDNTFGAGGYYAQPIRWGANVVVESASKWIGGHGNGIGGIVVDGGNFDWGNGRYPLFTDPSPSYHGLNFWATFGEGNPLGLPNVAFAIRARTEGLRDLGATLAPQQAWQFIQGLETLSLRAERHAENALKLAKWLQQQPDVAHVTYPGLEDHPHFERANKYLPRGAGGVLTFELKGGRAAGEAFIQGVKLAQHVANVGDTRTLVIHPASTTHSQLDELAQTAAGVTPGLVRVSVGIEHIDDIIADVQQALAGTLQPA; from the coding sequence ATGCCCCACTTTGAAACCCTGCAAGTGCACGCCGGACAGTCACCCGACCCCGCCACCGGAGCGCAGGCCGTGCCGATCTACCCGACCAACAGTTACGTGTTCGAGTCGGCGCAGCATGCTGCCGATCTGTTCGGGCTTCGGGCCTTCGGCAACATCTATTCGCGCATCATGAACCCGACCAACGACGTGCTGGAAAAGCGTGTGGCGGCACTTGAGGGCGGCGTGATGGCGGTTTCGGTGGGAAGCGGGCATGCGGCGCAGTTTCTGGCGATCACCACGCTGGCGCAGGCGGGCGACAATATCGTGAGTTCGCCCAACCTGTACGGCGGCACCGTCAACCAGTTCCGGGTTACGCTCGCCCGACTGGGGATCGAGGTGAGATTCACCAGCAGCGAGGAGCGTCCGGAAGAATTCGCGGCCCTGATCGACGACAAGACCCGCGCCGTGTATCTGGAAACCATCGGTAATCCGGCACTGAATATTCCCGATTTCGAGGGCGTGGCGGCAGCGGCCCACGCCAAAGGAGTCGCGGTGATCGTAGACAACACCTTTGGAGCGGGCGGTTATTACGCGCAGCCGATCCGGTGGGGTGCCAACGTGGTGGTCGAGAGCGCCTCGAAGTGGATCGGTGGACACGGCAACGGCATCGGCGGCATCGTGGTGGACGGTGGCAATTTCGACTGGGGCAACGGGCGCTACCCGCTGTTCACCGATCCCAGCCCCAGCTATCACGGCCTGAACTTCTGGGCGACCTTCGGGGAGGGCAACCCACTGGGCCTGCCGAACGTGGCGTTCGCCATCCGTGCCCGCACCGAGGGCCTGCGCGATCTGGGCGCGACGCTGGCCCCGCAGCAGGCGTGGCAGTTCATTCAGGGCCTGGAAACACTGTCACTGCGGGCCGAGCGCCACGCCGAAAACGCATTGAAGCTGGCGAAGTGGCTGCAACAGCAACCGGATGTGGCGCACGTGACCTACCCCGGCCTGGAAGACCATCCCCATTTTGAACGGGCGAATAAATATCTGCCACGCGGCGCGGGCGGCGTTCTCACCTTCGAGCTGAAGGGTGGGCGGGCAGCAGGCGAAGCTTTCATTCAGGGCGTGAAGCTGGCGCAGCACGTCGCCAATGTGGGCGATACCCGCACGCTGGTCATTCATCCGGCGAGCACCACCCACAGCCAGCTCGACGAACTGGCCCAGACGGCGGCGGGCGTGACACCGGGACTGGTGCGCGTTTCGGTGGGTATCGAGCATATCGACGACATCATCGCCGACGTGCAGCAAGCGCTGGCAGGCACACTCCAGCCAGCCTGA
- the hypB gene encoding hydrogenase nickel incorporation protein HypB — MTSIPAPRIVTVRQNILKDNDRVAADNRQTFQAAGVRAINLVSSPGAGKTALLERTLRDLQGQLGMAVAVGDLATENDAARLRQWGVQAEQIVTGTICHLDAGMVQAVLPRFDLAGLDVLFLENVGNLVCPASYDLGEAARAVLISTTEGEDKPLKYPTMFNTADVVVITKMDIAEAVEFDLALCRDNIDRARPGVQVIELSSKKGAGLDAWYSFVRGLPLP, encoded by the coding sequence ATGACCAGCATCCCAGCTCCCCGAATCGTGACCGTGCGCCAGAACATCCTGAAAGACAATGACCGCGTGGCTGCCGATAACCGGCAGACCTTTCAGGCGGCGGGGGTGCGGGCCATCAATCTGGTGTCCAGCCCCGGTGCGGGAAAAACGGCGCTGCTGGAACGCACGCTGAGGGACCTTCAGGGCCAGCTCGGAATGGCGGTGGCCGTGGGCGACCTCGCCACCGAAAACGACGCGGCGCGGCTGCGGCAGTGGGGCGTGCAGGCTGAACAGATCGTGACCGGCACCATCTGCCACCTCGACGCGGGCATGGTGCAGGCGGTTCTGCCCCGCTTCGATCTGGCGGGCCTGGACGTGCTGTTTCTAGAAAACGTGGGCAATCTGGTGTGCCCTGCCAGCTACGATCTGGGCGAGGCGGCCCGCGCCGTGCTGATTTCCACCACCGAGGGCGAGGACAAGCCGCTGAAATACCCGACCATGTTCAACACCGCCGACGTGGTGGTGATCACCAAGATGGACATCGCGGAGGCGGTGGAGTTCGACTTGGCGCTGTGCCGCGACAACATAGACCGCGCCCGGCCCGGCGTGCAGGTCATCGAACTGAGCAGCAAAAAAGGTGCGGGGCTGGATGCGTGGTACAGCTTCGTGCGCGGGCTGCCGCTGCCATGA
- a CDS encoding 3-deoxy-7-phosphoheptulonate synthase, whose translation MTSTLPDQTLTAASSENLNVTGFQPLVTPRTLKSELPITARAHDTVAGSRQAIKNILDGTDPRLLVIIGPCSIHDEAQALEYAGRMVELRRRYHDRMEIVMRVYPDKPRTTVGWRGYLNDPHMDGQNDFNLGLRMTRELMLKINDLGMPVATELLDPFVPQYIDDQLSWGAIGARTTESQTHRAMVSGVSAPVGFKNGTGGSVKLAVDAILSARKPHTFLGITDDGHAAVVSTRGNAYGHIILRGGTTGPNYGAEHVEAASALLRKADLDPALIVDCSHHNSGYVHEMQLPAWHDVIEQRVAGNTALRGLMVESNLVEGKQSIPADLSQLKYGVSVTDACVGWETTETMLAWAYDRLK comes from the coding sequence ATGACCAGTACACTGCCCGACCAAACCCTGACAGCCGCCAGCAGCGAGAACCTGAATGTCACCGGGTTTCAGCCGCTGGTCACGCCACGTACCCTGAAAAGCGAGCTGCCCATCACGGCCAGAGCGCACGACACGGTGGCCGGATCGCGGCAGGCCATCAAGAATATTCTGGACGGCACCGATCCGCGTCTGCTGGTCATTATCGGGCCGTGCAGCATTCACGACGAGGCGCAGGCACTGGAATACGCCGGGCGCATGGTGGAGTTGCGCCGCCGATACCACGACCGCATGGAAATCGTGATGCGCGTGTACCCCGACAAGCCGCGCACGACCGTCGGCTGGCGCGGCTACCTGAACGATCCGCATATGGACGGCCAGAACGATTTCAATCTGGGCCTGCGGATGACCCGTGAACTGATGCTGAAGATCAATGATCTGGGCATGCCGGTCGCCACCGAACTGCTCGACCCGTTCGTGCCGCAGTACATCGACGATCAGCTGAGCTGGGGAGCTATCGGCGCACGCACCACCGAATCTCAGACGCACCGCGCCATGGTGAGCGGCGTGTCGGCTCCGGTGGGCTTCAAGAACGGGACCGGCGGCAGCGTCAAACTGGCCGTGGACGCCATTCTGAGCGCCCGCAAGCCGCATACCTTCCTGGGTATCACCGACGACGGACACGCAGCGGTGGTCAGCACACGCGGCAACGCCTACGGACACATCATTCTGCGCGGCGGTACCACCGGGCCGAACTACGGAGCCGAGCATGTGGAAGCCGCCAGTGCGCTGCTGCGAAAGGCCGATCTCGACCCGGCCCTGATCGTGGACTGCAGCCACCACAACAGCGGCTATGTCCACGAGATGCAGCTGCCCGCCTGGCACGACGTGATCGAGCAGCGCGTGGCCGGAAATACCGCTCTGCGAGGCCTGATGGTCGAGAGCAATCTGGTGGAAGGCAAGCAGAGCATTCCTGCCGATCTGAGCCAGCTGAAGTACGGCGTGAGCGTCACCGACGCCTGCGTGGGCTGGGAAACCACCGAAACCATGCTCGCCTGGGCCTACGACCGCTTGAAGTAA
- a CDS encoding menaquinone biosynthesis decarboxylase produces the protein MSFPDLPSFIRLLEERGELLRVTVPVSRELEITEIADRLVKKGGPALLFENVKDSPFPLAIGLLGTRERVALSLGVPDLDELARRVRDLIDLSGAKGVGGMLSQLPKLRDAMHLPPRRVRRAASQEVVWRGDEVDLGKLPILKCWPLDGGPFVTLPLVITRDPETGERNMGMYRMQVIDRATTGMHWQRHKTGTRHLEKARKLGKRLEVAVALGGDPALIYAATAPLPPIPGLDEFALAGFLRGQRYPVVRGITVDLDVPANAEFILEGYVDPGEEWFMEGPFGDHTGFYTLPDLYPRFHVTAITMRRAPVYPATIVGRPPMEDAYLIEASERLFLPAAQLVLPELSDYHMPPAGVAHNLVVTSIKKRFPGEAYKTANGLFGLGQMMFAKVMVVLDDGVKVNDFETVWREVAAKAVPGRDTLTTRGPIDALDHSSRGWSYGGKLIIDATSKLPEETGSGLGSREGQNDGQTEAADWVPAPAVPFTEVVEGVLDTFQAGDGYWIIRIEKTRAFQSREVGELLARHPAAAGIRHLLLVDELTDVQNIQDVWWTILNNIDPERDVWVLNGRLVWDGTRKLAEEGFVRPWPPKITMSPDIQAKVEARWHLYGLPMRWR, from the coding sequence ATGTCTTTTCCCGACCTTCCTTCGTTCATCCGGCTGCTCGAAGAGCGCGGCGAACTGCTGCGTGTGACAGTACCCGTCAGCCGCGAGCTGGAGATCACCGAGATTGCCGACCGCCTGGTCAAGAAGGGTGGCCCCGCGCTGCTGTTCGAGAATGTAAAAGACAGTCCGTTCCCGCTGGCTATCGGTCTGCTCGGAACCCGTGAACGGGTGGCGCTGTCGCTGGGCGTTCCGGACCTCGACGAACTGGCGCGGCGGGTGCGCGACCTGATCGACCTCAGCGGCGCGAAAGGCGTGGGCGGGATGCTGTCGCAGCTTCCAAAACTGCGTGACGCCATGCATCTGCCGCCGCGCCGCGTCAGACGGGCCGCTTCGCAGGAAGTGGTGTGGCGCGGCGACGAGGTGGATCTGGGCAAGCTGCCGATCCTGAAATGCTGGCCGCTCGACGGTGGCCCTTTCGTCACGCTGCCGCTGGTCATCACCCGCGACCCCGAAACGGGCGAGCGCAACATGGGCATGTACCGGATGCAGGTCATCGACCGTGCCACCACAGGCATGCACTGGCAGCGCCACAAGACCGGCACGCGGCATCTGGAGAAGGCCAGAAAACTGGGCAAGCGTCTGGAAGTGGCAGTCGCGCTGGGCGGCGATCCGGCCCTGATCTACGCGGCCACCGCGCCGCTGCCTCCCATTCCTGGCCTCGACGAATTCGCGCTGGCGGGCTTTCTGCGCGGACAGCGCTATCCGGTGGTGCGCGGCATCACGGTCGATCTGGATGTTCCGGCCAACGCCGAATTTATTCTGGAAGGCTACGTTGATCCGGGCGAAGAGTGGTTCATGGAGGGGCCGTTCGGCGATCACACCGGCTTCTACACGCTCCCCGACCTCTACCCGCGCTTTCACGTCACCGCGATCACCATGCGCCGCGCTCCTGTTTATCCGGCGACCATCGTGGGCCGCCCGCCGATGGAAGACGCGTATCTGATCGAGGCGTCCGAGCGGCTGTTTCTGCCCGCTGCACAGCTCGTTCTGCCGGAACTCAGCGACTACCACATGCCCCCGGCAGGCGTAGCGCATAACCTGGTGGTCACGAGCATCAAGAAGCGCTTTCCCGGCGAGGCGTACAAGACGGCCAACGGCCTCTTCGGGCTGGGGCAGATGATGTTTGCCAAGGTGATGGTGGTGCTCGACGACGGCGTGAAGGTCAACGATTTCGAGACCGTTTGGCGCGAGGTGGCCGCCAAGGCGGTGCCGGGCCGCGACACCCTGACCACACGCGGTCCTATCGACGCGCTCGACCACAGCAGCCGGGGCTGGAGCTACGGCGGCAAACTCATCATCGACGCCACCAGCAAGCTGCCCGAGGAAACCGGATCGGGCCTCGGGTCGCGGGAAGGGCAGAACGATGGGCAGACAGAAGCCGCCGACTGGGTTCCCGCCCCGGCCGTTCCCTTCACAGAGGTGGTCGAAGGCGTGCTGGATACCTTTCAGGCGGGTGACGGCTACTGGATTATCAGGATCGAGAAGACCCGCGCTTTTCAGAGCCGCGAAGTCGGAGAGTTGCTGGCGCGGCATCCGGCGGCGGCGGGCATTCGTCACTTGCTGCTCGTCGATGAACTGACCGATGTTCAGAACATTCAGGACGTGTGGTGGACGATCCTCAACAACATCGATCCCGAGCGCGACGTGTGGGTTCTGAACGGGCGACTGGTCTGGGACGGTACCCGCAAGCTGGCCGAGGAAGGGTTTGTCCGTCCCTGGCCTCCCAAGATCACCATGTCGCCCGACATACAGGCGAAGGTCGAGGCCCGCTGGCATCTGTACGGGCTGCCGATGCGCTGGCGCTGA
- a CDS encoding urease accessory protein UreD, which translates to MTAFSRTRSGLLELDFEQRGSRTVLLRDVQKAPLMIVRPFELPCGTLSVFIVNPTGGFLGGDLAEIRVQVGPGARALLLTQSATRVQPSPSGLDAVQNIEFSVAAGGRLEYYPERTIPFAGSHFRQTLRADLEAGAEFGLTETLTTGRVAMGERLQFGRYRSSTALWRAGQRVFLDRVDVQPAAGDLTAPGVLGGQDYSASGVWIGGTEASEVTQFPAVPGRLASGRTARGAVWLRSLAGSGPELDAALTEARERLRRELFGAPKLEIRR; encoded by the coding sequence ATGACCGCGTTTTCCCGGACGCGCAGCGGGCTGCTGGAACTGGACTTCGAGCAGCGGGGAAGCCGTACCGTGCTGCTGCGCGACGTGCAGAAAGCCCCCCTGATGATCGTTCGGCCCTTCGAACTGCCCTGCGGCACACTGTCGGTCTTTATCGTCAATCCGACGGGCGGGTTTCTGGGCGGCGATCTGGCCGAGATTCGTGTGCAGGTAGGGCCGGGCGCACGGGCGCTGCTGCTCACGCAGTCGGCCACCCGCGTGCAGCCCTCGCCCAGTGGCCTCGACGCTGTGCAGAACATCGAATTCAGCGTGGCGGCAGGTGGACGGCTGGAATACTATCCCGAGCGCACCATTCCGTTTGCGGGCAGCCATTTTCGGCAGACGTTGCGGGCCGACCTGGAAGCCGGGGCCGAATTCGGCCTGACCGAAACACTGACGACAGGCCGGGTGGCGATGGGCGAGCGGCTGCAATTCGGGCGTTACCGCAGCAGCACAGCGCTCTGGCGGGCCGGACAGCGGGTGTTTCTGGACCGGGTCGATGTGCAGCCAGCCGCAGGCGACCTGACGGCTCCCGGTGTGCTGGGCGGTCAGGATTACAGCGCCTCGGGCGTGTGGATCGGCGGCACGGAGGCCAGCGAGGTGACGCAGTTTCCGGCGGTCCCGGGTCGCCTTGCCAGCGGGCGAACGGCGCGTGGAGCGGTGTGGCTGCGTTCGCTCGCCGGAAGTGGGCCAGAGCTGGACGCGGCGCTGACCGAGGCCCGCGAACGGCTGAGGCGGGAGCTGTTCGGCGCACCGAAGCTGGAGATTCGCCGCTGA
- a CDS encoding DinB family protein: protein MTDTEAPALLTPETLLRHWQGHRHLTRRTIGTFPDDQLFSFSVGGMRPFGTLAWEMITTTTYLLNALKSDQWGWEGMSREERPQERAALLSAWDDLSARIDAELPGVSPILMTTEKDMPFGRQTPTSATFYIIDNEIHHRGQGFVYLRALGLEPPAFYER from the coding sequence ATGACCGACACCGAAGCGCCCGCCCTGCTGACCCCGGAAACCCTGCTGCGTCACTGGCAGGGACACCGCCACCTGACCCGCCGGACAATCGGGACCTTCCCCGACGACCAGCTTTTTTCGTTCAGCGTGGGCGGCATGCGCCCGTTTGGGACGCTGGCCTGGGAGATGATCACGACCACCACGTACCTGCTGAACGCCCTGAAGAGCGACCAATGGGGCTGGGAGGGCATGAGCCGCGAGGAGCGCCCGCAGGAACGCGCCGCACTGCTGAGCGCCTGGGACGACCTCAGCGCCAGAATCGACGCTGAACTGCCGGGCGTGTCCCCCATCCTCATGACCACCGAAAAAGACATGCCGTTTGGCCGCCAGACGCCGACGAGCGCCACGTTCTACATCATCGACAACGAGATTCACCACCGGGGACAGGGCTTTGTGTACCTGCGGGCGCTGGGACTGGAACCACCCGCCTTCTACGAGCGCTGA
- a CDS encoding hydrogenase maturation nickel metallochaperone HypA, protein MHEASIALSLIGVATETLHEHGGERITALTVRIGQWSAVVPEALRAAFPAAAEGTPLQGARLSIVPVPGIGVCPTHGPVELQLALGLRCPVCGLPTPTLLQGDELELDELELA, encoded by the coding sequence GTGCATGAGGCCTCCATCGCCCTGTCGCTGATCGGTGTCGCCACCGAAACCCTGCACGAGCATGGCGGCGAACGGATTACCGCGCTGACCGTGCGGATCGGGCAGTGGTCGGCGGTGGTGCCGGAAGCACTCCGGGCCGCCTTTCCCGCCGCCGCCGAGGGCACGCCGCTACAGGGCGCACGCCTGAGCATCGTGCCTGTGCCGGGCATCGGGGTCTGCCCCACACATGGCCCCGTCGAACTCCAGCTTGCCCTGGGGCTGCGCTGCCCGGTCTGCGGTCTGCCCACGCCCACGCTGCTTCAGGGCGATGAGCTGGAACTGGACGAACTGGAACTGGCATGA
- a CDS encoding urease accessory protein UreF: protein MWEGSSPKRKSEQSPELPQKQAFALSTFPHPSPSSFLFLPRLLQLSDSAFPAGAYAFSDGLETLTANGTVRSADDLHRFLRGQLQSGWGQCDPPACALAWAGEPALDNLLDLLKPVAGPFQASVRVGGNLRRAALRLWPEVLEDVAVPRHHAAAYGSLCRALGVPQEAAVTAYVSAWLLGRAVSATRLMKLGGLEAQGVAAKLEIDVLACVQRALSAGPDDLGGFSPALDIAASEQPGLPMRLFQS from the coding sequence ATGTGGGAAGGTTCCAGCCCGAAGAGGAAAAGCGAACAGTCGCCAGAGCTGCCCCAGAAGCAGGCTTTTGCGCTCTCCACTTTCCCTCACCCGTCGCCTTCTTCCTTCCTTTTCCTCCCCCGGCTGCTTCAGCTTTCCGATTCGGCCTTTCCCGCCGGAGCCTACGCCTTCAGCGATGGCCTCGAAACGCTGACGGCGAACGGAACTGTTCGCAGTGCCGACGATCTGCACCGGTTTCTGCGCGGCCAGCTTCAGAGCGGCTGGGGCCAGTGCGACCCGCCCGCGTGTGCGCTGGCCTGGGCCGGTGAACCTGCTCTCGACAACCTGCTCGACCTGCTCAAGCCCGTCGCGGGCCCGTTTCAGGCGAGTGTGCGGGTCGGAGGAAATCTGCGCCGGGCCGCGCTCAGGTTGTGGCCGGAGGTGCTGGAAGATGTGGCAGTGCCGCGCCATCACGCGGCGGCTTACGGCAGCCTGTGCCGCGCCCTCGGGGTGCCGCAGGAAGCTGCCGTGACCGCCTACGTGAGTGCGTGGCTGCTGGGCCGGGCCGTCAGTGCCACCCGCCTGATGAAACTCGGTGGCCTGGAAGCGCAGGGCGTTGCGGCGAAGCTGGAAATCGACGTGCTGGCCTGTGTGCAGCGGGCGCTGAGTGCCGGGCCAGACGATCTGGGCGGCTTCAGCCCGGCGCTCGATATCGCTGCCAGCGAGCAGCCGGGGTTGCCGATGCGCCTGTTTCAGTCCTGA
- a CDS encoding sensor domain-containing diguanylate cyclase, producing the protein MFSWTRFLIFLALLLTLVGSMGGFLWANRRSSEEVLQWQARDGLIQLVRVTGDNVRAYLQTAVQIVRINRSLILSGQLEADNTSEVTLTFNTMLYAIDQLDGVLLAHPDGRFAYVRRDRTGRYIKVIDDISKQQSTVTLLNADNRMLSRTVAADRYDPRKRPWYMLAQQHPETPVWTAPYVFSSSQLPGVTVATALNNRRGETVIVGTDVQLSGLAHLLEHLTLTPGGRAFITDDKGYAIAASRAWPKAVKGRVPTLAEVGDPPLQALMQDNGLLKIGDTSEVTRRYRVGNEAYSAVLRRIEVQPGTYWMVGVYAPEADFVSDLSGVARQQLILIVTMTVLAVLIAWPLAFRATQPLTALHWQATTDSMTGLRNRASFMAQLSELLEHRPAQPSFRELAVALFDLDGFKFINDTHGHAAGDEVLQRMGTVLRTVQDEEMVARLGGDEFALLLHGAGREEIRARLERIFQTITTTSLEVAGGKTLLQATAGLAFAQAQPPGTPAQAASHLLASADAALILGKKRGKGRVWSLEEAQQDDTQAG; encoded by the coding sequence GTGTTTTCGTGGACGCGGTTTCTGATCTTTCTGGCGTTGCTGCTGACGCTGGTGGGAAGCATGGGCGGCTTTCTGTGGGCCAATCGCCGCAGCAGCGAGGAAGTGCTTCAGTGGCAGGCGCGTGACGGCCTGATTCAGCTCGTGCGGGTGACGGGCGACAACGTGCGGGCGTACCTTCAGACTGCCGTGCAGATCGTGCGGATCAACCGCTCGCTGATTCTGTCGGGACAGCTCGAAGCCGATAACACCTCGGAAGTGACGCTGACCTTCAATACCATGCTGTACGCCATCGATCAGCTCGACGGCGTGCTGCTGGCCCATCCCGACGGGCGCTTTGCCTATGTGCGCCGCGACAGGACGGGCCGCTATATCAAGGTCATCGACGACATCAGCAAGCAGCAGAGCACCGTGACACTCCTCAATGCCGACAACCGGATGCTGTCGCGCACTGTTGCCGCAGACCGGTACGACCCCCGCAAACGCCCGTGGTACATGCTGGCCCAGCAGCACCCGGAAACGCCTGTCTGGACCGCGCCGTATGTCTTCAGTTCGTCCCAGCTTCCGGGTGTGACGGTGGCGACGGCTCTCAACAACCGTCGGGGCGAGACGGTGATCGTCGGCACCGATGTGCAGCTCAGCGGTCTGGCGCACCTGCTGGAACACCTGACCCTGACGCCCGGAGGTCGGGCCTTCATCACCGACGACAAGGGTTACGCGATCGCCGCGTCGCGTGCGTGGCCCAAGGCGGTCAAGGGGCGGGTACCCACACTGGCAGAAGTGGGCGATCCGCCGCTTCAGGCGCTGATGCAGGACAACGGACTGTTGAAGATCGGTGACACCAGCGAGGTAACGCGGCGATACCGGGTAGGAAACGAAGCGTATTCCGCTGTTCTGCGCCGCATCGAGGTTCAGCCGGGCACGTACTGGATGGTCGGGGTGTATGCCCCTGAAGCCGATTTCGTGAGCGATCTGAGCGGTGTAGCCCGGCAACAACTGATTCTGATCGTGACCATGACCGTGCTGGCAGTCCTGATCGCCTGGCCGCTGGCCTTCCGCGCCACCCAGCCGCTGACGGCGCTGCACTGGCAGGCGACCACCGATTCGATGACCGGACTGCGGAACCGGGCCAGTTTCATGGCGCAGCTCTCGGAACTGCTGGAACACCGCCCGGCACAGCCGAGTTTCCGTGAACTGGCCGTGGCCCTTTTCGATCTCGATGGCTTCAAGTTCATCAACGATACGCACGGTCACGCCGCCGGAGACGAGGTGCTTCAGCGCATGGGAACGGTGCTGCGAACGGTGCAGGACGAGGAGATGGTGGCCCGGCTGGGAGGCGACGAGTTTGCCCTGCTGCTGCACGGTGCGGGGCGCGAGGAGATACGGGCGCGGCTCGAACGCATCTTCCAGACCATCACCACGACCTCGCTGGAGGTGGCAGGCGGGAAGACGCTGCTTCAGGCGACGGCGGGCCTCGCGTTTGCCCAGGCACAGCCCCCCGGTACCCCCGCCCAGGCCGCCTCACACCTGCTCGCCAGCGCCGACGCCGCGCTGATTCTGGGCAAGAAACGAGGAAAAGGGCGCGTGTGGTCGCTGGAGGAGGCGCAGCAGGACGACACCCAGGCCGGATGA
- the ureE gene encoding urease accessory protein UreE yields the protein MVQLRARAAAAMTRRLSGLGLRLEARQAETPVPSGAALVEVPMTALDRRRVRRRLTVPDGTELLLAFPTGTYLAPGSVLETRGNVAYVVTAAPEDVAAIRPVGMAQAARVAHAVGNLHRDFVEDGEVFLALWDAPIELLLTRLGVPFTREHRPFLGRPAWEHDE from the coding sequence GTGGTACAGCTTCGTGCGCGGGCTGCCGCTGCCATGACGCGCAGGCTCTCGGGGCTGGGGCTGCGTCTGGAGGCACGGCAGGCCGAAACGCCCGTCCCTTCCGGGGCGGCACTGGTCGAGGTGCCGATGACGGCGCTGGATCGCCGCCGGGTGCGCCGCCGCCTGACCGTCCCCGACGGAACTGAACTGCTGCTGGCGTTTCCCACCGGTACGTATCTGGCCCCCGGCAGCGTGCTGGAGACGCGCGGGAACGTGGCCTACGTGGTCACGGCGGCCCCGGAGGACGTGGCGGCCATTCGTCCTGTCGGCATGGCTCAGGCAGCGCGGGTCGCCCACGCCGTCGGCAATCTTCACCGCGATTTCGTGGAAGACGGTGAGGTCTTCCTGGCCCTGTGGGACGCGCCGATAGAACTGCTGCTGACCCGGCTGGGCGTGCCCTTTACCCGCGAGCACAGGCCGTTTCTGGGTCGGCCCGCGTGGGAACATGATGAGTGA
- the ureG gene encoding urease accessory protein UreG, producing MTTSPTPLKIGVGGPVGSGKTALLEVLCRELRDRYRLAVITNDIYTFEDQQILTRAAALPPERILGVQTGGCPHTAIREDASLNLEAVAALELDFPGLDMIFIESGGDNLASSFSPELVDAWLFVIDVAGGEKVPRKGGPGILHSDLLVINKLDLAAYVGANLEVMDADARRVRSAGGELRPFVFTDLKRGVGVPEVIRWIQHEPAVRGGRAARRGPSAVVRRPA from the coding sequence ATGACGACTTCACCCACTCCGCTCAAGATCGGTGTCGGTGGCCCGGTAGGTTCCGGCAAGACCGCGCTGCTGGAGGTGCTGTGCCGCGAACTGCGCGACCGTTACCGGCTGGCGGTCATCACCAACGACATCTACACCTTCGAGGATCAGCAGATTCTGACGCGGGCCGCCGCCCTGCCGCCCGAGCGCATCCTGGGTGTGCAGACCGGTGGATGCCCGCATACCGCCATCCGTGAAGACGCCTCGCTGAACCTCGAAGCGGTGGCGGCGCTGGAACTCGATTTTCCCGGCCTCGATATGATCTTTATCGAGTCGGGGGGCGATAATCTGGCGAGCAGCTTTTCGCCGGAACTGGTGGATGCGTGGCTGTTCGTCATCGACGTGGCGGGCGGCGAGAAGGTGCCGCGCAAGGGTGGCCCCGGCATTCTGCATTCCGATCTGCTGGTCATCAACAAGCTCGATCTGGCAGCGTATGTGGGCGCGAATCTGGAAGTCATGGACGCCGATGCCCGGCGCGTCCGGAGTGCGGGCGGCGAGCTGCGGCCTTTTGTCTTCACCGACCTGAAGCGCGGTGTGGGCGTTCCCGAGGTGATCCGCTGGATTCAGCACGAACCTGCTGTTCGAGGAGGTCGCGCCGCCCGCCGTGGGCCTTCAGCAGTCGTGAGGCGGCCCGCATGA